The genomic segment GCGGAACTGGAACGAGCGCGGACCGCGTGCATCGCGCCCGTCCGACGTGCCATCCAGGTGCCGCGCCCGCTGGTCCTGTGCATGCTAGGCGCGTGGATGGCGACGCTCATCCTCCAATCGGACTACGCGATGGCGCTCAGCCGAGCGTCACCACACTGCTCAGCAGCATGCGCACCAGCGTGGCCTGCCGCGTCACTCCCGTCTTGGAGAAGATCGAGCGCAGGTGGGCGCGTGCCGTGTTCTTGCTGGTGCCAAGTGCCTCGGCGGCTTCGTCGAGCGTCATGCCGTCGGCAAGCACCAGCGCCAGCGCGGTTTCGGCGGGGGTCAGGTCGAACAGCTTGCGCACCACCTCGTGCGAGGCGCGCGACTTGCGCTCGGGATCGCGGATAAAGACGGCGCAGGCTGGCCGACGCCGGTTTTCTTCCGACCATTCACTGAGCGGAATGGTGCGGATCAGCACGCCGAGCTTGCTGCGGCCAGACGGGCGGGTGATCGACATGGCTTCGGCCAGCGCAGGCTCGCTGCCGTGGTGCCCCAGCTGCGCACGGCGCAGCAGGTACTGGAACTTGCGGCTCTCCTGGGCATAGGCGATCTCGAAGGTGTTCCCGTTGAGGCGGATGCCGTCGTTATCCGCCAGGATCTCGTCAGCCTCCGCATTCTTCTTGAGGATCGCACCGGCGGCGTCGAGGATCACCATGCCCACCAGCATGCGGTCGATCGCGCCCGCGTAGAGCGAGCGCTCGGATTCGACCACATCGAGCCGCGAATGCAGCCGGATCGCGCGTTTCAGGTGCGGCAGGATGGCGCCGCAGGTCGCCTTGTCCACTTCGGAGAAGTCCTGCGCGTCGTCCTGGCGGCAGATGCGCAGGCGGCACTCGACACCATCCTCGGTACGGATGTCCGCGCCCAGCAGGTAGCGGATGCCGAGCGGCTGCAGGAACTGTCGGTAGATCTCGCTGTGGCACCAGTTGCCGGCGCCCAGCGCTTCGTCGACCGTCACCGCGCGGTCGGTTGGCAGGTTGATGAAGGGATCGATGGCGTAGTAGTAGCTGTTGTAGGAAGCCTCCGCCTCCAGCGAAGTCCCGTGCGCCGAAGCATGCACCGCCAGGCCGCTGCGGTCGCTGGCGGGCGAGCGCAGGATAAAGCTCACATAGCTGGCGTCGAGTTGCTTGCGCAGCATCTCGAGCGCGTGGCCCCAGGGCACGGGTTCCATCGGCCCTTCATAGACCGCGGCCAGCAGCGCGCCGAACCGCGTGACGCTCAAGCCCGACTGCGCAAGCAAAGGCGCCGCCATTTCCCGCGCCTCAACGGTCGCCATCAACATTCCCTGTCTCCTGGTTCCACACCACGTGTGTGCCTGCCGGCGCTCTGCGGCACCTGGGGCAGCGCAAATTATAGGGACCGCTGCCCGCCAATATGCGGCCCTCGGTGTTTTCCCTGACCTGCAATCGGACGATGCCCGCAGCGCGTGCCGTCGATTCAATGCGTGCATCCCCGCAGTGCAACCGAAGGAGAGCAACCAAGATGGATTTCACCGACAAGACCGTGCTGGTCACCGGCGGCGGCGCCGGCATCGGGCTCGCCACCGCGCAAGCCTTTCTGGATCAGGGGGCGCGCGTGGCGATGCTCGAGATCGACGCGCAGCGCGCCGACCATGCCCACACGCTGCTGGGCAAGGCCGGCGCCGACGTGCTGGTGGTACAGGGAGATGCGGCAAATGCCGGCACCGTGCGCGAACTGGCCACGCAGATCGAGCAGCGCTTCGGGCGGCTCGACGTACTGGTCAACAACGTCGGCGACTTCCTGCGCATCGCCAAGCCGTTCGAGGACTACGCCGACGACGAGATCGCCAGCCTCTACGCCGCCAACCTCGGCCACGTCTTCACGGTCACGCGCGCCATGCTGCCGCTGCTGCGGCGCAGCGCCGGCGGCAGCATCGTCAGCGTGTCGTCGATCGAGGCCTTCCGCGGCATTCCGTACTGCAGCGTCTACGCCGCCTTCAAGGCCGCCATCACCGGCTTCACGCAGAGCCTGGCGCTGGAACTGGCGCCGGCGGGCATCCGCGTCAACCTGATCGCCCCCGAGACCACCGAAACCCCGCAGGTCCCTGTGTCGCAGATGGTCGCCGAGGAGCACCGGCACCATATCCCGCGCTGGATCCCGCTGGGCCGCTTCGGCACGCCGCAGGATATTGCCGACGGCATCCTGTTCCTGGCCAGCCCGCGCGCGGCCTGGATCACCGGCACGGCCCTGCACGTCAACGGCGGCGCCCTGGCCGCCGCCGGCTGGTACCGCGAGCCCAACGGGGCGTGGACCAACATGCCGGTCATCAACGGCAACGGCATGAACCTCTGACGGCCGCGTCACGCGGCCACACCACCCAAGCAAGGAGACAGGCATGAAGATACTCATCGTCGGCGGCAATGGCATGATCGGGGGCCACGCGGCCCTGCACCTGCGCAGCCGCGGGCACGAAGTCACCATCGCCGGGCGCAACCGCCCCGCGTCCGGCACGCCGCTGGGCGGGCTGGACTTCCTGCGCTGCGACTACATCGCCAACGACCTGCCCGCGGCGCAGCTCGGCGCCTTCGATGCGCTGGTATTCGCCGCCGGCAACGACGTGCGCCACGTGCCGCCCGGCGGCGACGAAGCGGCACACTGGGAGCGCGCCAACGTCGAAGGCGTGCCGCGCTTTTTCCGTGCCGCGCGCGATGCCGGCATCCGGGTCGCCGTGCATGTC from the Cupriavidus sp. WKF15 genome contains:
- a CDS encoding helix-turn-helix transcriptional regulator; protein product: MLMATVEAREMAAPLLAQSGLSVTRFGALLAAVYEGPMEPVPWGHALEMLRKQLDASYVSFILRSPASDRSGLAVHASAHGTSLEAEASYNSYYYAIDPFINLPTDRAVTVDEALGAGNWCHSEIYRQFLQPLGIRYLLGADIRTEDGVECRLRICRQDDAQDFSEVDKATCGAILPHLKRAIRLHSRLDVVESERSLYAGAIDRMLVGMVILDAAGAILKKNAEADEILADNDGIRLNGNTFEIAYAQESRKFQYLLRRAQLGHHGSEPALAEAMSITRPSGRSKLGVLIRTIPLSEWSEENRRRPACAVFIRDPERKSRASHEVVRKLFDLTPAETALALVLADGMTLDEAAEALGTSKNTARAHLRSIFSKTGVTRQATLVRMLLSSVVTLG
- a CDS encoding SDR family NAD(P)-dependent oxidoreductase, encoding MDFTDKTVLVTGGGAGIGLATAQAFLDQGARVAMLEIDAQRADHAHTLLGKAGADVLVVQGDAANAGTVRELATQIEQRFGRLDVLVNNVGDFLRIAKPFEDYADDEIASLYAANLGHVFTVTRAMLPLLRRSAGGSIVSVSSIEAFRGIPYCSVYAAFKAAITGFTQSLALELAPAGIRVNLIAPETTETPQVPVSQMVAEEHRHHIPRWIPLGRFGTPQDIADGILFLASPRAAWITGTALHVNGGALAAAGWYREPNGAWTNMPVINGNGMNL